From Astatotilapia calliptera chromosome 19, fAstCal1.2, whole genome shotgun sequence, a single genomic window includes:
- the LOC113011584 gene encoding histone H1-like: protein MMRSTCQRCGGKGSIINTPCAEVQAKKKKTMTSKPKKVGLSVGELIVKAVAASKERNDLSVAALKKALAAGGYDVDKNKARVKTAIKSLVAKGTLVQTKGTRTSGSFKMNKATESKAKKPAAAKVKKPAAAAKKSPKKAAAALQLLDRTKLKENCRDCRSVRGQQSEKTR from the coding sequence ATGATGCGTTCAACGTGCCAGCGCTGTGGTGGGAAAGGCTCCATCATAAACACGCCCTGCGCCGAGGTTcaggccaagaagaagaagacgatgacTTCCAAGCCCAAGAAGGTCGGCCTCAGCGTGGGCGAGCTGATTGTGAAAGCCGTGGCCGCTTCCAAGGAGCGCAACGACCTGTCCGTGGCCGCTCTCAAGAAGGCTCTGGCTGCCGGAGGCTACGATGTGGACAAGAACAAGGCCCGTGTCAAGACCGCCATCAAGAGCCTGGTGGCGAAGGGCACTCTGGTGCAGACCAAGGGCACCAGGACCTCCGGATCCTTCAAGATGAACAAGGCTACTGAGAGCAAAGCCAAGAAGCCCGCCGCGGCCAAAGTCAAGAAACCGGCAGCAGCTGCTAAGAAGTCACCcaagaaggcagcagcagcacttcagctactagacaggacaaagctgaaggagaactgccgGGACTGTCGAAGTGtgagaggacaacagagtgagaagACTAGGTGA